The Nitrospirales bacterium genome includes a window with the following:
- the hisIE gene encoding bifunctional phosphoribosyl-AMP cyclohydrolase/phosphoribosyl-ATP diphosphatase HisIE, with protein MNHTSLVQHVRFSENGLLPVVVQDWLDGTVLMVGFMNQEALQATRETKRVHFWSRSRQTLWKKGETSGHELLVKNLFIDCDRDTVLVVAEPIGPTCHTGNRTCFFAEVSLDEQDEAIHEPVNQAWGGILERLYQMVAERKLNPQEGSYVSRLLQGGTDRILKKVIEESGEVALAVKNQDRSEIIYEVADLWFHTIVALGHVDVPPGDVFQELGKRFGKSGLRTERGNSS; from the coding sequence ATGAATCATACCTCGTTGGTTCAGCATGTACGGTTTTCTGAGAATGGCTTGTTGCCGGTTGTTGTCCAGGATTGGCTTGACGGGACAGTCTTGATGGTTGGGTTTATGAACCAGGAAGCCTTGCAGGCGACCCGGGAAACCAAGCGAGTGCATTTTTGGAGCCGATCCCGTCAAACGCTTTGGAAAAAAGGCGAGACTTCAGGGCATGAACTACTCGTCAAAAATCTCTTTATCGATTGTGATCGTGATACGGTGCTTGTGGTAGCCGAGCCCATTGGTCCGACGTGTCATACGGGAAACCGGACCTGTTTTTTCGCAGAGGTCAGTCTTGACGAGCAGGATGAGGCCATACACGAACCGGTCAACCAGGCGTGGGGAGGAATACTGGAACGGCTCTATCAGATGGTCGCCGAACGCAAGCTAAACCCTCAAGAGGGTTCCTATGTATCTAGGTTGTTGCAAGGAGGCACAGACCGGATTCTTAAGAAAGTGATTGAGGAGTCCGGTGAGGTTGCGTTGGCAGTCAAGAATCAAGACCGCTCGGAAATCATATACGAAGTCGCTGACCTCTGGTTTCATACCATCGTGGCGTTGGGGCATGTTGACGTACCGCCGGGCGATGTTTTTCAAGAACTGGGGAAACGGTTTGGCAAATCAGGGTTGCGGACTGAACGGGGAAATTCATCATGA
- the hisB gene encoding imidazoleglycerol-phosphate dehydratase HisB encodes MKKSHEPRRASDERTTSETSIKASWTLDGTGRSEVHTTIPFLDHMLTLLAKHGFFDLTVEAKGDTDIDDHHTIEDIGIVLGGLLRQALGDKAGIVRFGWASVPLDETLAQVTVDLSGRPYLVYNVDLPSHMVKSLDLGLFEDFFQAFVSQGGLNLHINLMYGRNPHHKMEAIFKALAKALAQAVSRDERVIGVLSTKGSL; translated from the coding sequence ATGAAAAAGTCCCATGAACCGAGGAGAGCATCAGATGAGCGAACGACTTCCGAAACGTCCATCAAGGCGTCATGGACGTTGGATGGAACGGGCCGGAGTGAGGTTCACACCACGATTCCCTTTTTAGATCATATGCTCACGCTCTTAGCGAAGCATGGCTTTTTTGACCTCACCGTGGAGGCAAAAGGTGATACGGATATTGATGATCACCATACGATTGAAGACATCGGAATCGTGTTGGGAGGTTTATTGCGCCAAGCGCTCGGGGACAAAGCCGGGATCGTGCGATTTGGGTGGGCGAGTGTCCCGCTGGACGAGACGCTGGCTCAGGTGACGGTTGACCTAAGCGGGCGGCCATATTTGGTGTACAACGTGGATCTTCCGTCGCATATGGTCAAAAGCCTCGATTTGGGGTTGTTTGAAGATTTTTTTCAAGCGTTCGTGAGTCAGGGGGGGCTCAATCTTCATATCAATCTCATGTACGGGAGAAACCCGCATCACAAAATGGAGGCGATTTTTAAAGCCTTGGCGAAGGCGTTGGCGCAGGCGGTCAGTCGCGATGAACGAGTGATCGGGGTCTTGTCGACGAAAGGTTCTCTGTAG
- a CDS encoding histidine triad nucleotide-binding protein, giving the protein MNDCIFCKIVDGSISSAKLYEDDDCLAFEDLNPQAPVHALVIPKKHLVALSDAEETDQALLGKLMLACVRVAKDKGLETNGYRVVTNIGREAGQTVFHLHVHVLGGRRFQWPPG; this is encoded by the coding sequence ATGAACGACTGTATTTTCTGTAAGATCGTCGACGGAAGTATCTCATCGGCCAAGTTGTACGAAGACGATGATTGTCTCGCGTTTGAGGATCTCAACCCCCAAGCTCCGGTTCATGCGCTTGTGATTCCCAAGAAGCATCTGGTGGCATTGTCAGACGCGGAAGAAACGGATCAAGCCCTGCTGGGGAAGTTAATGTTGGCATGTGTACGTGTCGCCAAGGACAAGGGACTGGAGACGAACGGATACCGAGTCGTGACCAATATCGGGCGAGAAGCCGGGCAGACGGTCTTTCATCTTCACGTTCATGTCTTGGGGGGACGAAGGTTTCAGTGGCCTCCAGGTTAA
- the prmC gene encoding peptide chain release factor N(5)-glutamine methyltransferase, giving the protein MERVVMLSRSQLYQQAVAKLEASAITNARHETAWILEETIGLTRLMIQTAPEQEVSPEAWRCAWESVERRALGEPLQYVLGSQEFWGLDFFVTHDVLIPRYDTELLVQSVVSRMQEHVSPLLVDVGTGSGCLAVAMGVELPQARIVALDRCPKAIRLAVRNARRHDVHHRIAFCVGDLLAPLLSPRLAGKVTAVVANLPYIGEAEFFTLAPEVRDFEPKLALDGGADGLTLYRRLLREAHHIVSPSGYVMVEVGQGQASRLCEEAVLCGYRIHHVLHDSLDIQRVVCLERTGTTLS; this is encoded by the coding sequence ATGGAAAGGGTAGTCATGCTGTCCCGTTCCCAGTTGTACCAACAAGCCGTAGCCAAACTTGAAGCGAGTGCCATCACCAATGCCCGTCATGAGACGGCCTGGATTCTTGAAGAAACCATTGGCCTGACCCGCTTAATGATTCAAACGGCCCCTGAACAGGAGGTCAGCCCTGAGGCGTGGCGGTGTGCCTGGGAGTCTGTCGAGCGGCGGGCATTGGGGGAGCCTCTCCAATATGTGTTGGGTAGCCAAGAGTTTTGGGGGCTTGATTTTTTCGTGACCCACGATGTGCTCATTCCTCGCTATGATACGGAGCTGCTCGTGCAGTCGGTTGTCTCTCGAATGCAGGAGCATGTGAGTCCGTTGCTTGTGGATGTGGGGACGGGGTCTGGCTGTCTGGCTGTGGCGATGGGAGTGGAGCTTCCTCAGGCCAGGATCGTGGCGCTCGATCGTTGTCCAAAGGCTATTCGTCTCGCCGTCAGAAATGCCAGGCGCCATGACGTGCACCATCGAATAGCCTTCTGCGTCGGTGATCTTTTGGCCCCCTTGTTATCACCTCGTTTAGCAGGTAAAGTGACGGCGGTTGTGGCCAACCTTCCCTACATCGGGGAAGCTGAATTTTTCACGCTTGCCCCTGAAGTTCGAGATTTTGAGCCCAAACTGGCCTTAGATGGCGGGGCAGACGGACTGACTTTGTACCGTCGTCTGCTTCGAGAGGCTCACCACATCGTTTCGCCTTCCGGATATGTGATGGTTGAAGTGGGGCAGGGACAGGCATCGCGGCTATGCGAAGAGGCAGTGCTGTGCGGGTACCGCATTCATCACGTGCTACATGATTCACTCGACATTCAACGTGTTGTCTGTCTGGAGCGAACAGGAACGACTCTGTCGTAA
- the hisH gene encoding imidazole glycerol phosphate synthase subunit HisH: MIAIVDYGMGNLRSVAKAFETVGHQACVTRDVSKIADASHVVLPGVGAFGDCMENLRRYELIEPIRRSIASGKPFLGICLGLQLLFTESEEFGKHVGLGIFPGTVKRFPDFEKGLKIPHMGWNTVTVQQASPLLHDISFDSYVYFVHSYFVVPEDESMICTTTTYGVPFVSSVWRDNVFASQFHPEKSQKVGLQLFQNFGNWN; the protein is encoded by the coding sequence ATGATCGCGATTGTCGACTATGGGATGGGAAATCTTCGCAGTGTCGCCAAAGCCTTTGAAACTGTAGGACATCAGGCTTGCGTGACACGAGACGTCTCGAAGATAGCTGATGCCAGTCATGTGGTCCTACCCGGAGTCGGAGCATTCGGAGATTGTATGGAGAACCTCCGGCGGTACGAGCTGATCGAGCCAATTCGTCGATCGATCGCTAGCGGGAAGCCGTTTTTGGGAATTTGTCTGGGGTTACAGTTACTGTTTACGGAAAGTGAGGAGTTTGGGAAGCATGTAGGGCTAGGGATTTTCCCAGGAACCGTCAAACGATTTCCTGACTTTGAAAAGGGCTTGAAAATTCCTCATATGGGTTGGAACACCGTGACTGTTCAGCAAGCATCGCCGCTTTTGCACGATATTTCGTTCGATAGTTATGTCTATTTTGTCCATTCGTATTTTGTCGTGCCTGAAGATGAGTCGATGATTTGCACGACGACCACGTATGGGGTGCCATTCGTATCGAGCGTGTGGAGGGACAATGTGTTTGCGTCACAGTTTCATCCGGAAAAAAGTCAAAAAGTCGGGTTACAACTGTTTCAAAACTTTGGAAATTGGAATTGA
- the rpmE gene encoding 50S ribosomal protein L31 gives MKKNIHPTYEMATVSCACGMKFETRTTVGDLKVDICSSCHPFFTGTQKIVDAEGRVERFKKKYAKTPKVTKAKKA, from the coding sequence ATGAAAAAAAATATTCATCCCACGTATGAAATGGCTACGGTCAGTTGCGCTTGCGGTATGAAGTTTGAGACCAGGACAACTGTCGGAGATTTAAAAGTCGATATTTGCTCAAGCTGTCATCCTTTCTTCACGGGGACCCAGAAAATTGTTGATGCGGAGGGTCGTGTGGAGCGCTTTAAGAAAAAGTATGCGAAAACTCCCAAGGTCACTAAAGCTAAAAAGGCGTGA
- the prfA gene encoding peptide chain release factor 1, giving the protein MAEQEKVDNADRAFLTKWEAVANRYDTLNHQFADPSILAQPPLLVSLNKERAEIEEPARLYQAYQVLLDEITNTQHMLEETSLDRELRELAQEELQMLHRRRDELEMQAQELLRPRDAGADRNTFIEIRAGAGGSEAALWAGELLRMYTRFAEEKGLHAELVEAHETGIGGYKDASLLIEGKGAYGFFKHESGVHRVQRVPETEASGRIHTSTATVAVMPEVEEVDVHIDPKDLRIDTYCSSGAGGQSVNTTYSAIRITHLPTGVVVTCQDERSQLKNRNKAMRTLRTRIVEAEREKQEMSIAEHRRSQVGTGDRSEKIRTYNFPQNRVTDHRIGLSLHKLERVLEGELDELIEALSIQ; this is encoded by the coding sequence ATGGCAGAACAAGAAAAAGTCGACAACGCTGATCGGGCTTTCTTGACCAAATGGGAGGCTGTTGCCAATCGATATGACACTTTAAATCATCAATTTGCCGACCCGTCCATTCTCGCTCAACCGCCACTCCTTGTCTCACTCAATAAAGAACGGGCTGAAATCGAAGAGCCCGCCCGTCTCTATCAAGCCTATCAAGTCCTTCTCGACGAAATCACGAATACGCAGCATATGCTCGAAGAGACGAGCCTCGATCGTGAACTGCGAGAGCTCGCTCAAGAGGAACTGCAGATGCTTCACCGCCGCCGTGATGAGCTCGAGATGCAAGCGCAAGAGTTATTGCGCCCCCGAGATGCCGGAGCCGATCGTAACACGTTCATCGAAATTCGAGCGGGAGCCGGAGGAAGCGAAGCGGCATTATGGGCAGGGGAACTTCTTCGAATGTACACACGGTTCGCTGAAGAAAAAGGATTGCATGCAGAGTTAGTCGAAGCCCACGAGACCGGCATCGGTGGGTATAAAGATGCCTCGCTCCTCATCGAAGGCAAAGGTGCTTATGGGTTTTTTAAGCACGAAAGTGGGGTGCATCGTGTGCAACGAGTTCCTGAAACGGAAGCCAGCGGCCGCATCCATACCTCGACGGCGACGGTTGCGGTCATGCCGGAAGTTGAAGAGGTCGATGTCCATATCGATCCCAAAGATCTTCGCATCGATACGTACTGCTCATCTGGCGCTGGTGGACAAAGTGTCAATACGACCTACTCGGCGATTCGTATCACCCATCTGCCGACGGGTGTGGTGGTGACATGTCAGGATGAACGTTCACAACTTAAGAATCGCAATAAGGCCATGCGGACGTTACGCACGAGAATTGTCGAGGCGGAACGAGAGAAACAAGAAATGTCCATCGCGGAACATCGGCGTTCCCAAGTGGGAACTGGCGATCGAAGTGAAAAAATACGGACTTACAACTTTCCTCAAAATCGAGTGACTGATCATCGGATTGGACTCTCTCTCCACAAACTTGAGCGAGTGCTCGAAGGCGAGCTTGATGAACTCATTGAAGCCTTAAGCATTCAATAG
- the hisD gene encoding histidinol dehydrogenase, translating to MKIYSQQDRHFSRMVQSVINRSDQQNRQVEKSVHSILQAVKRSGDAAVVRYVSRFDRLRLHPKQFRVTDQEIQAAYSQIGKPEKESLQFAAERIRRFHKRQQQSSWTYSHGGVQLGQLIAPLDAVGLYVPGGKALYPSSVMMNAIPAHVAGVPRIVMCTPTGTGEIHPYLLVAADISGVNEIYRVGGVQAIGAMAFGTKTIRPVDKIVGPGNLYVATAKRLVYGQVDIDMVAGPSELLVIADSASNPDHVAADLLCEAEHDEEARVYLVTTSKALAKKVVEKVARRLKTLSRQDIVKKSIGNYAMAFVVPSLKKAFELSNQIAPEHLSVNLNRAGDYLQSIRHAGAVFLGRYTPPAVADYVAGPNHVLPTGGSARFFSSLSLDDYVKKSNLIQYSQEELAAVSKQVVCLATMEGLDAHGQSMESRL from the coding sequence ATGAAGATCTATTCACAGCAAGATCGACATTTTTCGCGGATGGTTCAGTCCGTGATCAACCGGTCGGATCAACAGAATCGACAGGTCGAGAAATCGGTGCATAGCATCCTGCAAGCCGTGAAACGAAGCGGTGATGCGGCAGTGGTCCGTTACGTGAGCCGGTTTGATCGGCTCAGGCTTCACCCCAAGCAATTCAGGGTGACCGACCAAGAAATCCAAGCGGCCTATTCACAGATCGGAAAGCCGGAAAAAGAGTCTCTGCAGTTTGCGGCGGAAAGAATCCGCCGGTTTCATAAGAGGCAACAGCAATCCTCGTGGACCTATAGTCATGGAGGCGTCCAGCTGGGACAGTTGATCGCCCCTCTCGACGCCGTAGGCCTCTATGTTCCTGGTGGAAAGGCTCTCTATCCCTCCTCGGTCATGATGAATGCGATCCCCGCTCATGTGGCTGGGGTGCCGCGTATCGTGATGTGCACGCCCACGGGAACCGGTGAGATTCATCCCTACTTGCTCGTGGCCGCGGATATTTCTGGAGTGAATGAGATCTACCGGGTGGGTGGCGTACAAGCGATCGGCGCCATGGCGTTTGGTACGAAGACGATTCGGCCGGTGGATAAAATCGTCGGACCGGGTAATCTCTATGTCGCCACAGCAAAGCGACTTGTCTATGGTCAAGTGGATATTGATATGGTCGCGGGTCCGAGTGAATTGTTGGTGATCGCCGATAGCGCGAGCAATCCTGACCATGTGGCCGCCGATCTCTTGTGTGAAGCGGAGCACGATGAGGAGGCTCGGGTCTATCTGGTCACGACATCGAAGGCTTTGGCGAAAAAAGTCGTTGAGAAGGTGGCGCGACGATTGAAAACATTGTCTCGTCAGGATATCGTCAAGAAATCTATCGGAAATTATGCGATGGCATTCGTGGTTCCCAGTTTAAAGAAAGCGTTTGAGCTCTCGAATCAAATCGCTCCGGAGCATTTATCCGTGAACCTGAATCGCGCGGGGGACTATCTCCAGTCCATTCGACATGCCGGCGCGGTTTTTCTCGGACGGTATACGCCACCGGCCGTCGCGGACTACGTGGCGGGGCCCAATCATGTGTTACCGACAGGCGGGAGCGCCCGGTTTTTTTCGAGTTTGTCGCTCGATGATTACGTGAAAAAAAGCAACCTGATTCAGTATTCGCAAGAAGAGCTTGCTGCCGTCAGCAAGCAGGTCGTGTGTCTGGCCACGATGGAAGGGCTTGATGCACATGGTCAATCCATGGAGAGTCGCTTGTGA
- the hisG gene encoding ATP phosphoribosyltransferase, giving the protein MSESITIALSKGTLLTPTLDVFRRAGYKGHDRRIDDRRLVWDCPEDGHTLLIVRPTDVPTYVEYGAADVGIVGKDVLLEQKPDVYEPLDLQMGTCKLVVAEPKGKMSSNRLSAKLRVATKYPNITEKHFNQLGIPVEIIKLYGSIELAPLVGLTERIVDLVSTGRTLKAHNLVEREVIAWSSARVIVNRASLKIKHAIITDLIERLKKAVRDDSRAEAACGSEQTRANASGRYVKRS; this is encoded by the coding sequence ATGAGTGAGTCCATTACCATTGCGCTTTCCAAGGGTACGTTGCTGACTCCGACGTTAGACGTGTTTCGTCGCGCCGGGTATAAAGGACATGATCGTCGCATTGATGATCGTCGATTAGTCTGGGACTGTCCGGAAGATGGCCACACGTTATTGATCGTGCGTCCGACAGATGTGCCGACGTACGTGGAATACGGCGCCGCGGATGTTGGCATCGTCGGAAAAGACGTCTTACTTGAACAAAAGCCAGATGTCTACGAACCATTGGATCTTCAGATGGGGACGTGTAAACTTGTGGTGGCCGAACCAAAGGGCAAAATGTCATCAAATCGGTTATCCGCAAAGTTACGAGTGGCGACGAAATACCCGAACATCACGGAAAAGCATTTCAATCAGCTTGGCATTCCCGTCGAAATCATCAAACTCTACGGCTCCATAGAACTGGCGCCGTTGGTTGGTCTTACTGAACGAATCGTCGATCTGGTCTCGACGGGGCGAACGCTCAAAGCCCATAACCTGGTCGAAAGGGAAGTGATTGCCTGGTCCTCGGCCCGTGTGATCGTGAATCGCGCCAGTTTGAAGATAAAACATGCGATCATTACAGATCTGATAGAACGTCTGAAGAAAGCCGTCCGTGACGATTCGCGAGCCGAAGCGGCATGCGGCAGCGAACAGACGCGGGCGAATGCTTCAGGGCGGTACGTGAAACGTTCATAA
- the hisA gene encoding 1-(5-phosphoribosyl)-5-[(5-phosphoribosylamino)methylideneamino]imidazole-4-carboxamide isomerase — MTIYPAIDLKQGRCVRLRQGDMGKETRYSDDPPAMAKHWQSLGAEWLHVVDLDGAVQGRPQNFEHVASIVKNLSIPVQVGGGIRSIETIREYMSMGVARVVLGTVALEQPQLVADSCEEFPHKIVVGIDVKNGEIASHGWMNESGKTPEDILPIFSDYPLAGIVFTDISRDGMLDGPNIPALKHMTTLTKLPLIASGGVTKISDIAAIRNIYPEVSGVIIGKALYEGAIQFASALSAASGPSSQEASC; from the coding sequence ATGACGATTTATCCTGCGATTGATCTCAAGCAAGGACGATGCGTCCGGTTACGACAGGGGGATATGGGAAAAGAAACCCGGTATTCCGATGATCCTCCTGCGATGGCAAAGCATTGGCAGTCTCTTGGCGCTGAATGGCTGCATGTCGTTGATTTAGATGGTGCCGTCCAAGGACGGCCTCAGAACTTCGAACATGTGGCGTCTATCGTGAAGAATCTCTCGATTCCGGTCCAAGTGGGAGGCGGGATTCGTTCGATTGAGACGATACGGGAATACATGTCGATGGGGGTGGCGCGGGTCGTGCTCGGCACGGTCGCTTTGGAGCAGCCGCAATTGGTTGCTGACAGTTGCGAGGAGTTTCCCCATAAAATCGTGGTCGGCATCGATGTGAAGAACGGGGAAATTGCTTCACATGGATGGATGAACGAGTCGGGAAAAACACCAGAAGATATTCTCCCAATATTTTCAGACTACCCACTCGCGGGAATCGTGTTCACGGATATTTCCCGCGATGGCATGTTGGATGGCCCGAATATTCCGGCACTCAAACACATGACAACGCTCACGAAACTGCCCCTCATTGCGTCAGGCGGAGTCACGAAAATTTCCGATATCGCCGCGATTCGAAACATTTACCCAGAAGTTTCCGGCGTAATTATTGGCAAGGCTCTCTATGAAGGGGCGATTCAGTTCGCCTCAGCTCTTTCAGCCGCCTCTGGACCAAGCAGTCAAGAGGCCTCGTGCTAG
- the hisF gene encoding imidazole glycerol phosphate synthase subunit HisF yields MLAKRIIPCLDVKDGRVVKGVSFVDLRDAGDPVEVAKEYDKAGADELCFLDITASHEQRDTILDVVARTADHVFMPLTVGGGIRTLEDIRRLLESGADKVSINTAAVKDPDFVKAGAKRFGSQCIVVAIDAKQKTGNDPSSNGAGWEVFTHGGRRPTGLDVVSWAKQMTEFGAGEILLTSMDQDGQKDGYDLPLTAAVSQAVSVPVIASGGAGSLHHLYEALAVGHADAVLAASIFHYKTYSIAQAKTYLLQQGVSVRMVEENSTVWR; encoded by the coding sequence GTGCTAGCCAAACGGATTATTCCCTGTCTAGACGTGAAGGATGGGCGAGTAGTGAAAGGCGTGTCGTTCGTCGATCTTCGTGATGCCGGAGATCCGGTTGAGGTGGCAAAAGAGTACGATAAAGCAGGTGCTGATGAACTCTGCTTTTTAGATATCACGGCTTCTCATGAACAACGGGATACGATACTGGATGTAGTCGCCCGCACGGCTGATCATGTGTTTATGCCTCTCACCGTTGGCGGAGGCATACGGACTCTTGAGGATATTCGTCGTCTCCTGGAATCGGGAGCGGACAAAGTGAGCATCAATACGGCCGCGGTCAAGGATCCGGACTTTGTCAAAGCGGGCGCCAAACGTTTTGGTTCACAATGTATCGTCGTGGCTATTGACGCCAAACAGAAAACGGGAAATGACCCGTCCTCGAATGGGGCAGGTTGGGAAGTCTTTACGCATGGAGGCCGTCGTCCTACCGGTCTTGACGTGGTGTCTTGGGCCAAACAGATGACGGAATTCGGAGCCGGAGAAATTCTCCTCACGAGCATGGACCAAGATGGGCAGAAAGACGGCTATGACCTACCGCTTACGGCGGCCGTCTCTCAGGCGGTGTCGGTGCCGGTTATTGCGTCAGGAGGTGCAGGGTCGCTTCACCATCTGTACGAGGCATTGGCGGTTGGACATGCCGATGCGGTACTGGCCGCTTCAATTTTTCACTATAAGACGTATTCGATCGCTCAAGCTAAAACCTATTTGCTCCAACAGGGCGTGTCAGTACGAATGGTAGAGGAGAATTCCACAGTTTGGCGATGA
- the murA gene encoding UDP-N-acetylglucosamine 1-carboxyvinyltransferase — protein sequence MDQVVISGKRSLKGRVTIGGAKNAALPILASTILGSGECVVANLPQVRDVATMVKLLSLLGVTGKSEGACATLDAKSIHATEAPYDLVKTMRASVLVLGPLLARFGEATVSLPGGCAIGTRPVNLHLKGLITLGAEVHVEHGYIRAKASKLKGGRIELDFPTVTGTENLLMAACLATGTTVIHNAAKEPEIVDLAEFLVKRGAKIFGAGTDTITVEGVTSIHGAEYTVVPDRVEAGTYLMAGAVTQGEVYVDQCFPGHLSAVLSKLQEAGCEIREEKYGVWLKAPRRLSPLEIKTLVYPGFPTDLQAQVMALMCLADGTSVVSETVFEGRFLHVPELHRMGAKIEVDGHHAVIQGSASLTGAPVMASDLRASAGLILAGLAAEGNTNVSRVYHLDRGYERLEEKLQGIGAEIQRVPGAL from the coding sequence TTGGATCAAGTCGTTATCTCAGGAAAGCGGAGTTTAAAGGGACGAGTCACGATCGGTGGCGCCAAGAATGCCGCCCTCCCGATTCTTGCATCGACGATCTTAGGAAGTGGGGAATGCGTCGTCGCGAATCTGCCCCAGGTCAGAGATGTGGCGACGATGGTCAAACTGCTTTCTCTTCTCGGGGTTACCGGGAAATCCGAGGGGGCCTGCGCGACACTCGACGCCAAGTCAATTCACGCCACTGAAGCCCCTTATGATCTGGTCAAGACCATGCGGGCTTCTGTGCTGGTCTTGGGGCCTTTGCTGGCCAGGTTCGGCGAAGCGACCGTGTCGCTCCCAGGCGGTTGTGCGATTGGCACACGGCCTGTCAATCTTCATCTTAAGGGATTGATCACGTTAGGGGCTGAGGTTCATGTCGAGCATGGCTATATCCGCGCCAAGGCGTCAAAGCTTAAGGGAGGCAGGATTGAACTAGATTTTCCGACGGTCACGGGGACCGAAAACCTTCTTATGGCCGCCTGTCTCGCGACTGGAACGACCGTTATTCATAATGCCGCCAAAGAGCCAGAGATCGTAGATTTAGCTGAATTTCTGGTCAAACGCGGGGCCAAAATATTTGGAGCTGGTACAGACACCATTACGGTGGAGGGAGTCACAAGCATTCATGGTGCTGAATATACCGTCGTTCCCGATCGAGTCGAGGCAGGAACCTATTTAATGGCCGGGGCGGTGACCCAAGGCGAGGTATACGTCGACCAATGCTTTCCTGGGCATCTTAGTGCGGTGTTGAGCAAGCTCCAAGAAGCCGGTTGCGAAATTCGTGAAGAAAAGTATGGAGTCTGGCTGAAAGCGCCTAGACGGTTAAGTCCTTTGGAGATTAAAACCTTAGTCTATCCTGGCTTTCCTACCGATTTGCAGGCTCAAGTGATGGCCTTGATGTGTTTGGCGGATGGGACGAGCGTCGTGTCGGAAACCGTGTTTGAAGGACGGTTTCTTCACGTGCCGGAATTGCATAGAATGGGGGCCAAGATAGAAGTGGATGGGCATCATGCCGTAATACAAGGAAGTGCCTCATTGACCGGGGCGCCGGTCATGGCCTCGGACCTTCGAGCCAGTGCAGGGTTAATTCTGGCAGGTTTGGCGGCTGAAGGGAACACCAATGTCTCGCGTGTGTATCATTTGGATCGGGGATATGAACGATTGGAAGAAAAACTTCAAGGGATTGGGGCGGAGATTCAGCGTGTTCCTGGTGCCTTATGA